Proteins from one Longimicrobium sp. genomic window:
- a CDS encoding Uma2 family endonuclease, translated as MGADLTQAGDAEGAVAALEEERARITAFLAAALRGWINHQKLGGVLLHAPEPMQREGGRREPDVVYLGPATVQHWGVRFEHGPADLVVEVVGPGSQAGDRQEKLREYALEEVAECWWVDPARRTAEVHTLAASGAYEPVPAGDPPRMRSVVLPGIWIDPAWLWAELPDEAKAFEAWGLA; from the coding sequence GTGGGGGCTGATCTGACGCAGGCCGGAGACGCGGAGGGCGCGGTTGCGGCGCTAGAGGAGGAGCGAGCGCGCATCACCGCCTTCCTCGCGGCGGCGCTGCGCGGCTGGATCAACCACCAGAAGCTGGGAGGGGTGCTGCTCCACGCGCCGGAACCGATGCAGCGGGAAGGCGGCCGCCGCGAGCCCGACGTGGTCTACCTGGGCCCCGCGACCGTGCAGCACTGGGGCGTGCGGTTCGAGCACGGGCCGGCCGACCTGGTGGTGGAGGTGGTGGGCCCCGGGAGCCAGGCCGGAGACAGGCAGGAGAAGCTCCGCGAGTACGCGCTGGAAGAGGTGGCCGAGTGCTGGTGGGTGGACCCGGCGCGGCGCACGGCGGAGGTCCACACTCTGGCGGCCAGCGGCGCGTACGAGCCCGTGCCCGCGGGCGACCCGCCTCGCATGCGCAGCGTGGTTCTTCCCGGCATCTGGATCGATCCCGCGTGGCTGTGGGCGGAGCTGCCGGACGAAGCGAAGGCATTCGAGGCGTGGGGGCTGGCTTGA
- a CDS encoding Uma2 family endonuclease: MSLPALQYPNGISYEDFLATVDEGTHAEWVDGQVVPVTPPSKEHLTITAFLLAALRGYANRKRLGGIVLHAPAQMKLARSGREPDVIYLSPATMARWGERYVEGPADLVIEVVSPESRTRDRREKFREYEAAGVREYWLIDPAQRTADVYALSPGGVYERVDPGDPPRLNSVVLPGLWIDPAWLWSEAPDEWAAFEEWGLI; encoded by the coding sequence ATGAGCCTGCCTGCGCTGCAGTACCCGAACGGCATCTCGTACGAGGACTTCCTCGCAACGGTGGACGAGGGGACGCATGCGGAATGGGTGGACGGGCAGGTGGTGCCGGTGACTCCGCCGTCGAAGGAGCATCTGACGATCACGGCATTCCTTCTCGCCGCGCTCCGGGGGTACGCGAACCGGAAGCGGCTGGGCGGGATCGTGCTGCACGCCCCCGCGCAGATGAAGCTGGCGCGCAGCGGGCGCGAGCCCGACGTGATCTACCTGAGCCCGGCGACGATGGCGCGGTGGGGCGAGCGCTACGTGGAAGGGCCCGCCGACCTGGTGATCGAGGTGGTGAGCCCGGAGAGCCGCACGCGCGACCGCCGGGAGAAGTTCCGCGAGTACGAGGCCGCGGGGGTGCGGGAGTACTGGCTGATCGACCCGGCGCAGAGGACGGCGGACGTGTACGCGCTCTCGCCGGGCGGCGTGTACGAGCGAGTGGATCCGGGCGATCCTCCCCGCCTGAACAGCGTGGTGCTGCCCGGGCTGTGGATCGATCCCGCGTGGTTGTGGTCGGAGGCGCCCGACGAGTGGGCGGCCTTTGAGGAGTGGGGGCTGATCTGA
- a CDS encoding Uma2 family endonuclease, giving the protein MTANEVGGLEAAAALDAEAMDTIDLHEREAAMSLPAMEHPGSISFEDFLATLDEDTHAEWVDGQVVPMSPVSERHDAVSGFIYAVLRGFLRRRKIGGRVFHGEFQMKLGPGMSSRVPDVAYVAPEHISRIQGTFLNGPADLAVEVVSPESRARDRIEKLREYERAGVRDYWLLDPVLRTAEAYRLSAGAYEPVEPGSPARLTCEAIPGFWIEVAWLWLAEPDEWMAYEAWGLI; this is encoded by the coding sequence GTGACGGCGAACGAGGTGGGTGGATTGGAAGCAGCCGCGGCGCTCGATGCCGAGGCCATGGACACGATCGATCTGCACGAACGGGAGGCGGCCATGAGCCTGCCTGCGATGGAGCATCCGGGAAGCATCTCATTCGAGGATTTCCTCGCCACGCTCGACGAGGATACGCATGCGGAATGGGTGGATGGGCAGGTGGTGCCGATGAGCCCCGTCTCCGAGCGGCACGACGCGGTCTCGGGGTTCATCTACGCGGTCCTCCGCGGCTTTCTGCGCCGCAGGAAGATCGGCGGCCGCGTGTTCCACGGCGAGTTCCAGATGAAGCTCGGGCCCGGAATGTCCAGCCGCGTGCCCGACGTGGCGTACGTGGCACCGGAGCACATCTCCCGGATCCAGGGGACGTTTCTGAATGGACCCGCCGATCTCGCCGTCGAGGTCGTGAGCCCCGAGAGCCGCGCGCGTGATCGCATCGAGAAGCTGCGGGAGTACGAGCGGGCGGGTGTTCGCGACTACTGGCTGCTCGACCCGGTGCTGCGCACGGCCGAAGCGTACCGCCTGTCGGCCGGGGCGTACGAGCCGGTGGAGCCCGGATCGCCGGCGCGGCTTACGTGCGAGGCAATTCCCGGGTTCTGGATCGAGGTCGCCTGGCTCTGGCTTGCCGAGCCCGATGAATGGATGGCGTATGAAGCGTGGGGGCTGATTTGA